The segment TGTTATTAAAATTTTAATTAAAAGAAGGAGGTAATATGATTAAAAAAATTTTAACAAAATGTCCTATATGTGGAGACAAAATGGTTGTTACATCTTTAAAATGTTTGTCATGTAATGTTGAAATTAGTGGAAATTTTGAGCTTGATGATTTTTTTAAACTCAATAATGAACAACTCTCTTTTTTAAAGTCATTTATTAGGAATAGAGGGAGTATCAAAGATGTTGAGAAAGAACTGGGAATATCGTATCCAACTGTAAGAAATAGACTTGATGAAATTATTGAAACACTTGGTTATAAAGTTGAAAGAGATAGAAATTATGAAAAGAAGAAAAACGAAATATTGCAGAAGCTTGAAAATGGCGAAATTACTTCAAATGAAGCAATTAAAATGCTTAAAGAACTTGAACAAATATAAACTTATTATTTAAAAAAAATTTCCAATATATTTTATAAAATATTTTTTATGTCCTTGCATAGTTTAATAAAAAAAATTTTTAAAAAACTTTTATAAAAAAGGAGAGATAAATGAGAAAAGAAATAATATTAAATGAA is part of the Spirochaetota bacterium genome and harbors:
- a CDS encoding DUF2089 domain-containing protein, which translates into the protein MIKKILTKCPICGDKMVVTSLKCLSCNVEISGNFELDDFFKLNNEQLSFLKSFIRNRGSIKDVEKELGISYPTVRNRLDEIIETLGYKVERDRNYEKKKNEILQKLENGEITSNEAIKMLKELEQI